A stretch of DNA from Scleropages formosus chromosome 13, fSclFor1.1, whole genome shotgun sequence:
CTTGGGCCGAGTGGACCTGAACGGTTAACACGAGGACAAGCTGCGCAATAATGACTTAGCGGAGCAGGGCTTTCGCTTCAGCTTTTTGTTAAAGGCCTTCATAAGACTGGTCTTGACATAGGCCGAGGAAAAATAATACTAACATACATACCGTCCCTGTAGTGCAGAGTATAACACACCGGTATAACTGCAATAACTTAATAAAGGCAGATAGTGCAGTAACTAAAGAAACAAGAAGACATGTTAGTAAAAAGTTTAATCACTGCTAATCAGCCCTCTAAGGGAAATACAAATCCCAGCTGGTAAATACTTAAAAGAAGGGacaaatagcattttttttaattttactataCTGCTTCTGCCTTGGCATTTTCAGGGCGGCTGATAGTagagcggttagagctgctgcctttggctcagaAGGTTACTGGTTTAAATCTCAActattgctgcagtacccttgagcgaggtacttaccctgaattgctcaggtaaaattaccccgctgtacaaatgggtaaatcattgtaagctgcttcggagaaaagtgtcggctagaTAAATACACGTAAAGGCTATGACCCAGTTCAGCTGCGTTGTCTGTTTAACATAAGGAACGGACAGGATTCCTGAGTGATTGGAActgattttcatatttctggAATTCTCAACACAATTACAAAGTATGACTTTAGTGTAAGGACAACGTGAGATTTGCCTGTGAGCTGAAGAGTAACGCAGTACAGCCGAAGTGCTCATGCTGGCTCTGCTCCCAGTGCTCTATtgcaccgggggggggggggggcggtataGCGGGGGTCCGAGGCCAACCTTTGAGCTACGGTGATGTGGGAACAGTTCGCTTCGTGGGACAACACTGACACTGTGTGGTTCAAGTCTGCCAGCACTCGCTCGTCCCTGTATGAAAACACTATAGTACTCCAGTTGCTGTAAGCGCACAaaaatatggttaaaaaaaaaaaaaaaaaaggttttatttgaTGTTTATGGTTCACACTAACAGTAGTTGCATTATCACAGACCGTGAATATAATCTCTACAGTAGGTTTACTTGGTGTGAATCACACATAACATACAGAACACTGCCAgaagtactgtaaatgttgaAAATTATACAACAAATTACAGCAATACTGCAAAAATGCAGTCTCACGGAACAACTTATGATATGACATAGGAAAGGCTCAGGAAGTGAATTTAGCTGTTTTCTCTATATTTATATTCTCTAGATTATATGTTACCTGTTCTTTATGTAAAACCATTTAAATTACAGTTCATCATTAGTCAAAGATGTATGAAGTGCAATATATATTACAAATTTAATGTATATGTACCCTTACGATAAATAAATACGCAAGTATAAATTAAAGATGCAAAGCTGAAATTTCAACCTATAGAAAGACACATCTTATActttcaagtaaaaaaaaataaagcatctAATGAATTAAATAGTAAACTTAACTGAAGCGGTTGTGATTCATTAGTGCGAAAATGAGTGACACGAAGGATTCCAAACACGAATGTGCAAAGTACTTCTACTGCGGTGCAAGTACAGGTGAGTAATAATCACATATTAGTAGTGACAGAAATTCCAGATTTCTGTGAGCagcaatagtgtgtgtgtgtgcgtgtgtgtgtgtgtgtgtgtgtgtgtgtgttctggatgATGTGGGACAGCAGTGATGAGTCCATACAGTGACACTATAGCAGATCAGGCGCTGGTTCAGCCGTGGTCAGTTAGCAGATCCTCGTTCTTCATTCGCTCGCACCTTCGAGCGCACGGGGCAAGAAGTAGATGGCCTTCTGCCCGATGTGGGTCCTGGGTCCGGCTTTCGGGCGCCCGTTCTTTTTGATCCCCACGTACCAGCTTCTCTCCCGATACTTCTGGGACATGTACGTGTTGTAGTGgttctcctccagcttctcaaaAAAGTAGCACTCGTCGTTCAGGGTCGGCTGGGACAGGAGAGGGACggcattaaacaaacaaacaaacaaaccaacagcTCACTCTTCTGCCCTCCTCCCACTGAGGCAGCAGGAAACGCAGGAAATGTAGCAGTCGAGGACACGGTCCTATAACCTGTACATTGTGTGTTCGTGTCCTAATGGGGTCCACACTGTAGCACCTTAGAGCGAAGgatgttcatttatttagctgatgcttttctccaaagcaacttacaatgctgaggtatttatagttatttgcccatttacacagccgggtaattttattggagcattttagggcaagtaccttgctcaaggataccacagctggaggcgagactcgaacctgcaaccttcgggccCGAAGGCTACAGCTCTAAATACTATGTGTAATCTGATGTAATCAAAATCACTCAAATAGATTTTATATATGACAACAGAAACCACatattattaacaaaaaaaaaaaaaaaaaaaaaaaggcaatcgATCCGCAGAGCCTCACCGAGCCGTAAAGCTGCCCGTCTTGATCCATGGCCAGGTAGCAGCCCCCCTCCATACCCTCAATGACGACGACGCCAATGCTGACGGCTTTCACACGCAGCACGTCTACGGCGGACACACGGCGCgtcacagacacagacagaggacaCCGAAAAGGCATTTcctgatgctgcagaggcgcAGTCAAGTCACTCGATACGCTGACTTATGCTCAGCCACCGTCGGGGCCAcagacgccctttcccggctccTGCGCTCTTACAGAAGTTGCCGGAAGTCCCGCGGAGCGCTTAAGTCATGTCCTGGGTATGAGGAAGTGGATGGCGCCGGTATATAAATTATAGAGCGGACAAGCGTAAGCCTACTCCGTTTTAGGAGCGAGGGTCATCGCTGTCACGCCAGACGACGAACAGAGCGAGTCCAGGACGGCAGCACATTCTTCTTCAAATGGGACACCAGCACCGTGAAGCGTCCCCCGTGCTGAGCCCACGTGACTCTGCCGCGACTTCCCATCTGTGACATGTGCCCGTGCGCAGGTGAGAGTGAACAACAGGTACCCTTACCGCATCCCTAGAGTCCTACCGCCCTCACCACGCTGCAGCAAAGGCCTTCTATCCGTTTATAGTTCTGCGGTTCCACAGACTTTGATCTCGTTTAATACAATCGGTGAGGCGCCTGTATAAAAGCACCCATCACAATATAAACGGGTTAATTATAACAGAATGAACAATGTCTGACATCTGGAAGCACCTAATCTGTGTTTTATGGTTGCGACAAGTGAGATCGGTGCGTTCCGCTAACATGCTGCCGGATGCGCGCGCATTTGACCTTACTGTAGGGGTCGTCCTCGTCCCGGCTGCCCTCCACCGTGCCGTCGGCCAGGATGCGCAGATGGAAGCCGCCGTTCAGGCAGTAGAGACGCCGGGGCCGCGTGTGGTGGTAAAGGGCCACGCCCATGCCCGCGCCCAACAGCGACACCTCCCCGTCGGTCATAGTGGCGTGCGGCTGTCGCGGAGCGGCACTCCGGAGCTTTAATGGAGAGGGAAGGGCACGTACCATCAGCGCAGGGGTGTTTCCGAGCgtgcatgcagacacacacacgcacagcatTTACGAGACAGGTTGACAGATCCCAgactgtgtgtattattattattattattattattattgcaacaAAACTTCTAAGCAGAATTATATTGTATCAGAGTACAGCTACAATCGCTCACtataattcttcttcttcttcttcctccacttTTGTCcaacgcaacttacaatgtttacaaTGAACTTAAGAGTGATTTATCAACATATACAGAGTATTCCTACTGTATTAAttcatcagaatcagaacgagctttattgccaagtatgttcacacagacaaggaatttgtcttggtgacagaaacttccactgcacagacagaatgacagtgacaggatgcagatgagaagatagaacatgtgaatgaaggataaaaaaaatatatataaaaatataaagtacccaatatacaaaaatagtaatGACAATTGTAAgtggaatttatttaatttataaccATAACTAGAATTATTACTACTTTCACTATAACTTATCTGACATCTTTATATTAGGCAGCTTATAATGTTGGATACTGAACAGCAGTGATTTAACAGTGTATTCAGCAGCATGTCCTTACTCTATTAACCGattatataaaagaaatattactaCATTTATGATTGGAATTACATTGTTTTCAACAATTATAACTTTTCATCACCCTTTATCAGTCTGACACCTATGCCCAAGGCAACTCGTTATGTCAGATAATGaactttacagcgatttaccatGTTGCAACTGTATCGGTTTAGGCTGAATACCTTGAATACCAAGAAGTTCTGATTCCAAGGCAATAACTTCAAACACAAACTGAGCACCATGCCACATTGCAGCTCCATGTGAGTTCTGTTTGAGGGAGTGCTTTTCACTGGGTATTTGCACTGACTGTGGCCCAAGCTTTACACGTGTCGTGCGTGCATCTCCTTCAAACAAATGCGACGGTCACAgttcaaagaaagaaagaagcggTCGAGTCAGAGCTGGAGGGCAAGGATTAAGGATCACAATTAGTTAGTAACATTTGCGCTCCCATTACTGAAACACTCTGCACTTACTGTACTGCATCTCGACACGCAGAAGTGGGAATGAGCCCGCAAGTCACCCTCCTCATGATgaggacatcatcatcatcatcatcgggCGGCCCTGGGACTTACCGCACCCTC
This window harbors:
- the fgf1a gene encoding putative fibroblast growth factor 1 isoform X1 — encoded protein: MTSSSCHSFIDCAAAAPPCLRSESGRRDYGTGLVSLGHTDPECQCGIMGSGEGALRSAAPRQPHATMTDGEVSLLGAGMGVALYHHTRPRRLYCLNGGFHLRILADGTVEGSRDEDDPYNVLRVKAVSIGVVVIEGMEGGCYLAMDQDGQLYGSPTLNDECYFFEKLEENHYNTYMSQKYRERSWYVGIKKNGRPKAGPRTHIGQKAIYFLPRALEGASE
- the fgf1a gene encoding putative fibroblast growth factor 1 isoform X2; translated protein: MLATFATLRSVAEAPFQLRSAAPRQPHATMTDGEVSLLGAGMGVALYHHTRPRRLYCLNGGFHLRILADGTVEGSRDEDDPYNVLRVKAVSIGVVVIEGMEGGCYLAMDQDGQLYGSPTLNDECYFFEKLEENHYNTYMSQKYRERSWYVGIKKNGRPKAGPRTHIGQKAIYFLPRALEGASE